One segment of Candidatus Binatia bacterium DNA contains the following:
- a CDS encoding SDR family NAD(P)-dependent oxidoreductase — MGSNKRSRQGRHQARDPESRSSVPSIEDWSRLLDGRVAVVTGGGAGIGAAIVKLFAQHGAKVEIAEVSAESGGAIADEIVAAGGVCRAHAIDVTAAADVERLRTEVLGEHGGIDVLVNNVGDYRPLVRFGQSDPDSWRAMYDINLGHVFAVTRAFLAPMIEGGGGSIVNVHSVEGMRGFPGDPVYAAMKAGVAQFTRSLAVGEGRHGIRVNGIGTDLTQTPQVDYTGRTEGEPERWESWAPVGRMGWPEDQARVALFLASDLSAFVTGHNLPADGGTLAGGGWFYSADEGRFVNRPKKP, encoded by the coding sequence ATGGGGAGTAACAAGAGAAGCAGGCAGGGGAGGCATCAGGCCCGAGATCCCGAGAGCCGCTCGTCCGTCCCGTCGATCGAGGACTGGAGCCGACTGCTCGATGGGCGAGTGGCTGTCGTCACCGGCGGTGGCGCTGGCATCGGGGCTGCGATCGTAAAACTCTTCGCGCAGCACGGAGCCAAAGTCGAAATCGCAGAGGTATCGGCCGAATCCGGTGGTGCCATCGCCGACGAAATCGTGGCGGCGGGCGGTGTTTGCCGCGCGCATGCGATCGATGTCACCGCCGCGGCCGATGTCGAACGACTGCGCACCGAGGTTCTGGGCGAGCACGGAGGCATCGATGTTCTCGTGAACAACGTCGGCGACTACCGACCTCTGGTGCGGTTTGGCCAATCGGACCCGGATTCCTGGCGGGCGATGTACGATATCAATCTGGGGCATGTCTTCGCGGTCACGCGCGCCTTTTTGGCGCCCATGATCGAGGGTGGAGGAGGCTCGATCGTCAACGTCCACTCAGTGGAAGGCATGCGCGGGTTTCCGGGCGATCCTGTTTATGCGGCGATGAAAGCTGGAGTGGCCCAATTCACGCGCTCGCTGGCCGTTGGCGAAGGCCGGCACGGAATCCGGGTCAACGGGATCGGCACTGATCTGACGCAAACCCCGCAGGTGGACTATACCGGGCGCACCGAAGGTGAGCCCGAGCGCTGGGAGTCCTGGGCGCCGGTGGGGCGGATGGGGTGGCCCGAGGATCAGGCGCGGGTGGCGCTATTTCTTGCCAGCGACCTCTCGGCTTTCGTTACCGGCCACAACCTTCCTGCCGATGGAGGGACCCTGGCCGGTGGCGGATGGTTTTATTCCGCGGACGAAGGCCGCTTCGTCAATCGTCCGAAGAAGCCCTGA